The region GCTCGGAGGTGACATTAGCGGTATTGGCGAAAGATTCGGAAGTAGCAATGACACTATCGGCAACGGTGGAGAGTTTATCCAAGTCTTTGCGAGTGGAGGCTATAAAAGCTGATAAATCATTACTGAGAAGGGCGACATTTTCTCCTGCTTTAGCAGTGTTAACTACGGCTTGATTTAATTGCCCGAAAAAAACAGGATCGCTCAATAATACGGTTAATTTGGTCATGCTGGCGATTAAATCACCGCTAAACTGTCCTTTAATCACATCTTGATCGCAAATAATCTCGTTTTGTTCATTACATTCTGGGCTAAGGGGATTAATTTGGCGCGCGCCGTCAGTGAGTTGCGATTGAGGTGACATGGTGATGATTATTTCCCCTAATAGCCCTGATTGGGTAGTTTCTACTAATAAATCTTTGGGAATTTTTAAGGTACTATCGATGTCGGTTATGACTTCAATACCGTTAACATCTGGTGTAATGGCGGTAATTTTACCGACTTCCATGCCTCGATATAATACTCTGCCTCCTTCTCGTAAACCGCCCACATTATCAAATTGCAGACGTAGTTGGTAGGTATCTTGTCCTAAAGTCATGCCCCTTAAAAAGAAAACTAAACCGCCAAAAATCACACCGCCAAGAATAATAAATAATCCTAAAGTTCCCTCTCTTGCTAATCTTGAACGTGCCATGTTAAACCTCTTTAAACTACTTGAATAGGCCCTTCCCGACGGGCGCTGAAAAATTGTCTGACTAATTCGTTATCGGTATTGTCAATATCGCTTACTTGACCTTCCCATTGAACCTTACCATTATACAAAAAAATTATTTTCTGACCAGTTCTTCTGATGGTACTTTCTTGGTGAGTTACCATGACATAAGTTTGACAAGCGGCGCACTCCACCCTTAAATCAGTTACTAAGTCTTCGATGACAGTGGAAGCAATGGGATCAAGTCCGGCGGTTGGTTCATCATAAAGGATAACTTCTGGTCTTTCTGCGTCATTTTCGGGATTAAAAGTGACGGCGCGCGCAAAACTAACTCTTTTTTTCATGCCTCCAGAAAGTTCCGCCGGATAAAGGTCTCCTTTATTGGGTAAACCAACCATTTCTAAACTTTGATCCACAATTTCACCGATTTTTTGAGAAGATAAACGAGAGTGTTGATGAAGAAGAAAACCGACATTTTCTCTGACGGTGAGAGAGTCAAATAATGCTGCCTGTTGAAATACCATACTAATAGCCATGGAGTCACCATGGTCATCAATTAAACCGACTCTTTTTTTGCCATTGACATAGATTTCCCCCTCGTCAGGAAGTAATAAACCAGCAATTATTCTTAATATAGTTGATTTTCCTGTGCCTGATGGTCCAATAATTACCATGGCATCTCCCCGATAAATATTTAGGTCAAGTCCATCTAAAATGACGTCATTACCAAAGGCTTTTTTGATTCCTTTTAACTCGATGATGGGGGTGAGGGCGCTGGTTTGATTTTCCATTTTATTTAGGATAATTATTTAAAAGGGCAAAGGGCAAAGGGCAAGGGGCAAAGGAAATTATTATTTCATAATTCGTAATTTCCCCATTTTCCCTTCCCCCCTTACTCCATTAATGACAACAGGGCTGTTTCAAAGTAAGAGAATGTAATTAGCTATGATCCTCAGCCTATAAGTATCAAAAAATTTTTACTTCTTGAAATTTTAGCTGTTATCTAAAAAATCTGAGAAAATCTTTTTTCATCAAAAACAATCAAAACTTATTACTTATTACTCATTACTTATTACTTTGCCCAAACTAAAAATTTGATAATGAAGCAGGGCTAGGGATGGAGGGCGCTTGAAGAGCAATCACTTCCATGTTTTTCTCCTCAACAATTTCCGTAGTTAAATTAGGAACAGATTGACGCAATAAAGCCGTTAACTGGTTAGTGGTACTATCATAAATCTGCGTAACAATTTTCGGATATAAACCAATACCGATAATAGGAATCAACAAACAAGCAATAATAAATACCTCTCTTGGTTCAGCATCAATCAGTTTACTATGAGATACTAATTCCTTATTTTCAGGTCCATACATTAACTCCCTTAGCATAGATAATAAATAAATAGGAGTTAAAATCACCCCTACCGCAGCCAAAGACACCATAATCACCTTAAAAGTAGTGCTATAAGCGTCACTGGTGGCAAAACCAATAAATATCATTAATTCTGCCACAAAACCACTCATACCGGGTAAAGCCAAAGAAGCCATAGAACAAGTTGTCCACATGGCAAAAATTTTCTTCATCTGCTTACCAACTCCGCCCATTTCATCCAATAAAAGAGTATGGGTGCGATCGTAAGTAGCGCCCACCATAAAAAACAGACTCGCCCCGATTAAACCATGGGAAATCATTTGTAACATAGCGCCACTCATACCAGTATCAGTAAAAGAAGCAATACCAATCAACACAAAACCCATGTGAGAAATAGACGAATAAGCAATTTTGCGTTTTAAATTACGTTGTGCAAAAGAAGTAAAGGCAGCATAAATGATATTAACTACCCCTAAAATAATCAAAACAGGAGCAAAATAAGCGTGGGCGTCAGGTAACATCCCGGCATTCATCCTAATCAGCGCGTATCCCCCCATTTTTAAAAGGATTCCAGCTAATAACATATGGGCGGGCGCTGTCGCTTCCCCATGGGCATCAGGTAGCCAAGTATGGAGAGGGAAAATCGGTAACTTCACCCCGTAGGCAATGAGAAAACCGCCATAAAGCAGTAATTGTAAATTTAAACCATAATCCTTTTGAGCAATGGCAGTCATATCAAATGTCACCGTATCCCCGTAAAAAGCCATGGTTAAAGCCCCTACAAGGATGAATAACGAGCCTCCAGCCGTATAAAGGATAAATTTGGTGGCCGCATACAAACGCCGTTTACCGCCCCAAATAGACAGGATGAGATACACTGGCACAA is a window of Cyanobacterium sp. T60_A2020_053 DNA encoding:
- a CDS encoding MCE family protein gives rise to the protein MARSRLAREGTLGLFIILGGVIFGGLVFFLRGMTLGQDTYQLRLQFDNVGGLREGGRVLYRGMEVGKITAITPDVNGIEVITDIDSTLKIPKDLLVETTQSGLLGEIIITMSPQSQLTDGARQINPLSPECNEQNEIICDQDVIKGQFSGDLIASMTKLTVLLSDPVFFGQLNQAVVNTAKAGENVALLSNDLSAFIASTRKDLDKLSTVADSVIATSESFANTANVTSEQINRLADQFSTTATEISALTRNTNELIENNKSTLNETVVSLSETSKEATQLIKNANNVVGKLDRTLDQVDTVAMAENINQAIANLETITNNLNAVSQELNNPTNLVALQQTLDSARVTFANTAKITSDIDDLTGDAQFRDNVRRLVDGLSSLISYTDMLEKQVELATILHDAQQITAKQSTSPQIFQSQNSNHQLLK
- a CDS encoding ATP-binding cassette domain-containing protein; this encodes MENQTSALTPIIELKGIKKAFGNDVILDGLDLNIYRGDAMVIIGPSGTGKSTILRIIAGLLLPDEGEIYVNGKKRVGLIDDHGDSMAISMVFQQAALFDSLTVRENVGFLLHQHSRLSSQKIGEIVDQSLEMVGLPNKGDLYPAELSGGMKKRVSFARAVTFNPENDAERPEVILYDEPTAGLDPIASTVIEDLVTDLRVECAACQTYVMVTHQESTIRRTGQKIIFLYNGKVQWEGQVSDIDNTDNELVRQFFSARREGPIQVV
- a CDS encoding NAD(P)H-quinone oxidoreductase subunit 4, yielding MDLTNFPWLTTIILFPIVASLFVFIIPDKDGKTVRWYALTVGLIDFVLIVYTFYQGYDFSNPNLQLVESYTWIPDIDLKWSVGADGISMPLILLTGFITTLAIMAAWPVSFKPKLFYFLMLAMYGGQIAVFAVQDMLLFFLVWELELVPVYLILSIWGGKRRLYAATKFILYTAGGSLFILVGALTMAFYGDTVTFDMTAIAQKDYGLNLQLLLYGGFLIAYGVKLPIFPLHTWLPDAHGEATAPAHMLLAGILLKMGGYALIRMNAGMLPDAHAYFAPVLIILGVVNIIYAAFTSFAQRNLKRKIAYSSISHMGFVLIGIASFTDTGMSGAMLQMISHGLIGASLFFMVGATYDRTHTLLLDEMGGVGKQMKKIFAMWTTCSMASLALPGMSGFVAELMIFIGFATSDAYSTTFKVIMVSLAAVGVILTPIYLLSMLRELMYGPENKELVSHSKLIDAEPREVFIIACLLIPIIGIGLYPKIVTQIYDSTTNQLTALLRQSVPNLTTEIVEEKNMEVIALQAPSIPSPASLSNF